The Streptomyces sp. SS1-1 genome has a segment encoding these proteins:
- a CDS encoding TetR/AcrR family transcriptional regulator has protein sequence MTTAKRDTYTPETLLSVAVQVFNERGYDGTSMEHLSKAAGISKSSIYHHVTGKEELLQRAVSRALDGLFGILDEEHARTGHAVDRLEYVVRRMVEVLITELPYVTLLLRVRGNTDTERWALERRRDFDHRVAALLKAAAADGEVRADVEVRLATRLVFGMINSIVEWYRPDGRGTSEREVAETVVRLVFDGLRKAG, from the coding sequence ATGACCACTGCCAAGCGCGACACGTACACGCCGGAGACCCTGCTCTCCGTCGCCGTCCAGGTCTTCAACGAGCGGGGCTACGACGGCACCTCGATGGAGCACCTGTCCAAGGCGGCCGGCATCTCCAAGTCGTCGATCTACCACCATGTGACCGGCAAGGAGGAGCTGCTGCAGCGTGCCGTCAGCCGGGCCCTGGACGGGCTGTTCGGCATCCTCGACGAGGAGCACGCGCGCACGGGGCACGCCGTCGACCGGCTGGAGTACGTCGTCCGGCGCATGGTCGAGGTGCTGATAACCGAGCTGCCGTACGTGACGCTGCTGCTGCGGGTGCGGGGCAACACCGACACCGAGCGGTGGGCGCTGGAGCGGCGCCGCGACTTCGACCACCGGGTCGCCGCGCTGCTGAAGGCGGCCGCCGCGGACGGCGAGGTGCGCGCCGACGTGGAGGTGCGGCTGGCCACCCGGCTGGTCTTCGGCATGATCAACTCGATCGTCGAGTGGTACCGGCCCGACGGCCGCGGCACGAGTGAGCGCGAGGTCGCCGAGACGGTGGTCCGGCTGGTCTTCGACGGGCTGCGCAAGGCCGGCTGA
- a CDS encoding dihydrolipoamide acetyltransferase family protein: MAQVLEFKLPDLGEGLTEAEIVRWLVQVGDVVAIDQPVVEVETAKAMVEVPCPYGGVVTARFGEEGTELPVGAPLLTVAVGAPAPGEESEGSGNVLVGYGTSEAPARRRRVRPATPATPATPPAPARDSAANGSPRAGTPSAERVARPVGTAAGHGTDAPAAAEPVRHDGPVPVISPLVRRLARENGLDLRELHGSGPNGLILRADVEYALRAAESRRTEQPAAPAHREEPAPARSPIRSSAPAAGIRVPLKGVRGAVADKLSRSRREIPDATCWVDADATELMRARAAMNAVGGPKISLLALLARITTAALARFPELNSTVDMEAREVVQLEQVHLGFAAQTERGLVVPVVRDAHARDAESLTAEFARLTEAARAGTLTPAELTGGTFTLNNYGVFGVDGSTPIINHPEAAMLGVGRIIPKPWVHEGELAVRQVVELSLTFDHRVCDGGTAGGFLRHVADCVENPAVLLRTL, from the coding sequence ATGGCACAGGTGCTGGAGTTCAAGCTCCCCGACCTCGGGGAGGGGCTCACCGAGGCGGAGATCGTGCGCTGGCTGGTCCAGGTCGGCGACGTCGTCGCGATCGACCAGCCGGTCGTCGAGGTCGAGACGGCCAAGGCGATGGTCGAGGTGCCCTGCCCCTACGGCGGTGTCGTCACCGCCCGCTTCGGCGAAGAGGGCACCGAACTGCCCGTCGGCGCCCCGCTGCTGACGGTCGCCGTCGGCGCCCCGGCCCCCGGCGAGGAGTCCGAGGGCTCGGGCAACGTGCTCGTGGGCTACGGCACCTCCGAGGCACCCGCGCGCCGCCGCCGCGTCCGGCCGGCGACCCCGGCGACCCCGGCCACCCCGCCGGCGCCCGCCCGGGACAGCGCGGCGAACGGCTCCCCGCGCGCGGGCACCCCGTCCGCCGAGCGTGTCGCGCGGCCCGTCGGCACCGCCGCCGGCCATGGCACGGACGCCCCGGCGGCCGCCGAGCCGGTCCGTCACGACGGGCCCGTGCCCGTGATCTCCCCCCTCGTCCGGCGTCTCGCCCGGGAGAACGGCCTGGACCTGCGGGAGCTCCACGGCTCCGGACCGAACGGACTCATCCTGCGGGCCGACGTCGAGTACGCGCTGCGGGCCGCCGAGTCCCGCCGCACCGAGCAGCCCGCCGCGCCCGCGCACCGCGAGGAGCCGGCGCCCGCGCGGAGCCCCATCCGTTCCTCCGCGCCCGCCGCCGGCATCCGGGTGCCCCTCAAGGGCGTGCGCGGTGCCGTCGCCGACAAGCTGTCCCGCAGCCGGCGCGAGATCCCGGACGCGACCTGCTGGGTGGACGCCGACGCGACCGAGCTGATGCGGGCGCGCGCGGCGATGAACGCCGTGGGCGGGCCGAAGATCTCCCTGCTCGCCCTGCTGGCCCGGATCACCACGGCGGCCCTCGCCCGGTTCCCCGAGCTGAACTCCACGGTCGACATGGAGGCCCGCGAGGTCGTCCAGCTGGAGCAGGTGCACCTGGGCTTCGCAGCGCAGACCGAGCGGGGTCTCGTCGTCCCCGTCGTGCGGGACGCCCACGCGCGGGACGCGGAGTCGCTGACCGCCGAGTTCGCCCGGCTGACCGAGGCGGCCCGCGCGGGCACCCTCACCCCGGCCGAACTCACCGGCGGCACCTTCACGCTGAACAACTACGGCGTGTTCGGCGTCGACGGCTCCACCCCGATCATCAACCACCCGGAAGCCGCGATGCTCGGCGTCGGCCGCATCATCCCCAAGCCCTGGGTGCACGAAGGGGAGCTGGCGGTGCGCCAGGTCGTCGAGCTCTCGCTGACCTTCGACCACCGGGTCTGCGACGGCGGTACGGCGGGCGGCTTCCTGCGCCATGTGGCGGACTGCGTCGAGAACCCGGCGGTGCTGCTGCGCACCCTGTGA
- the pdhA gene encoding pyruvate dehydrogenase (acetyl-transferring) E1 component subunit alpha — protein MTVMEQRGAYRPSPPPAWQPRMDPAPLLPDAEPYRVLGTEAAAKADPDLLRRLYAELVRGRRYNAQATALTKQGRLAVYPSSTGQEACEVAAALALEERDWLFPSYRDTLAAVARGVDPVEALTLLRGDWHTGYDPREHRVAPLCTPLATQLPHAVGLAHAARLKGDDVVALAMVGDGGTSEGDFHEALNFAAVWQAPVVFLVQNNGFAISVPLAKQTAAPSLAHKAVGYGMPGRLVDGNDAVAVHEVLGEAVCRAREGGGPTLIEAITYRIDAHTNADDATRYRGDAEVDAWRDHDPIALLEHALTERGLLDDAGRQAARDAAEAMAADLRERMNQDAALDPADLFAHVYAEPTPQLREQQAQLQAELDAEHDSHGGAHR, from the coding sequence ATGACGGTCATGGAGCAGCGAGGCGCGTACCGGCCATCGCCGCCGCCCGCCTGGCAGCCCCGCATGGACCCCGCGCCCCTGCTGCCCGACGCGGAGCCTTACCGCGTTCTCGGCACCGAGGCCGCCGCGAAGGCCGACCCGGATCTGCTGCGCCGGCTGTACGCCGAGCTGGTGCGGGGCCGCCGGTACAACGCGCAGGCGACCGCGCTGACCAAGCAGGGCCGCCTCGCGGTCTACCCGTCCAGCACCGGCCAGGAGGCCTGCGAGGTCGCCGCCGCGCTGGCCCTGGAGGAGCGCGACTGGCTCTTCCCGAGCTACCGCGACACCCTGGCCGCCGTCGCCCGCGGTGTGGACCCCGTCGAGGCGCTGACGCTGCTCCGCGGCGACTGGCACACCGGCTACGACCCCCGCGAGCACCGCGTGGCGCCCCTGTGCACGCCGCTCGCGACCCAGCTCCCGCACGCCGTGGGCCTCGCGCACGCCGCCCGCCTCAAGGGCGACGACGTCGTCGCGCTCGCCATGGTCGGCGACGGCGGCACCAGCGAGGGCGACTTCCACGAGGCGCTGAACTTCGCGGCCGTCTGGCAGGCGCCGGTCGTCTTCCTCGTGCAGAACAACGGCTTCGCGATCTCCGTCCCGCTCGCCAAGCAGACCGCGGCCCCGTCGCTGGCCCACAAGGCCGTCGGCTACGGCATGCCCGGCCGCCTGGTCGACGGCAACGACGCGGTCGCCGTGCACGAGGTGCTGGGCGAGGCCGTGTGCCGCGCCCGCGAGGGCGGCGGTCCCACGCTGATCGAGGCGATCACCTACCGGATCGACGCCCACACCAACGCCGACGACGCCACCCGCTACCGCGGGGACGCCGAGGTGGACGCCTGGCGCGACCACGACCCGATCGCCCTCCTGGAGCACGCGCTGACCGAGCGCGGCCTGCTCGACGACGCCGGCCGGCAGGCCGCCCGGGACGCCGCCGAGGCCATGGCCGCCGACCTGCGCGAGCGCATGAACCAGGACGCGGCGCTCGACCCGGCGGACCTGTTCGCCCACGTGTACGCCGAGCCCACCCCGCAGCTGCGGGAGCAGCAGGCGCAGTTGCAGGCAGAGCTCGACGCCGAGCACGACTCCCACGGGGGTGCCCACCGATGA
- a CDS encoding Lrp/AsnC family transcriptional regulator, with protein sequence MAEDDGGGPLRPPARPLDAIDQDILQMLQADGRASIRSVAERVHVSRANAYARINRLVEDGVIRGFGARVDHERAGHGTSAYITLKIVQNSWRTVREELRRLPGASHIALVGGDFDVLLLVHTPDNRALRELVLTRLQAIPEVLSTRTLLVFEEEDLEPQG encoded by the coding sequence ATGGCCGAAGACGACGGGGGCGGTCCTCTCCGGCCGCCCGCCCGTCCGCTGGACGCCATAGATCAGGACATCCTCCAGATGCTGCAGGCGGACGGCCGCGCCTCGATCCGTTCGGTCGCCGAGCGGGTGCACGTCTCCCGGGCCAACGCCTACGCCCGTATCAACCGTCTCGTCGAGGACGGCGTCATCCGCGGCTTCGGCGCCCGCGTCGACCATGAACGGGCGGGCCACGGCACCTCGGCCTACATCACCCTGAAGATCGTCCAGAACTCCTGGCGCACGGTCCGCGAGGAGCTGCGCCGGCTGCCCGGCGCCTCCCACATCGCCCTGGTGGGCGGCGACTTCGACGTCCTGCTGCTGGTGCACACCCCCGACAACAGGGCCCTGCGCGAGCTGGTCCTCACCCGGCTCCAGGCGATCCCCGAGGTGCTCAGCACCCGCACCCTGCTGGTCTTCGAGGAGGAGGACCTGGAGCCCCAGGGCTGA
- a CDS encoding TrmH family RNA methyltransferase has translation MTDPAPGAVRVWHRLSGTSVLLDGFHALKHAVRFGAEVPVAVAVDREASLALAEELAPDVRDALDALLTEVTEAEYAALVPRPHPTAVAALAVRPFREANLATLARAGRPAPVVVLDDPRHLGNAGAVIRLAAGFGATGVVTTGTLDPWHPTVVRGGAGLHFATAVERLTVAELPPGPLFALDPEGDDIRGVEIPDDAVLAFGSERSGLSAGLRARADRSVALPMRPQVSSYNLATSVAMTLYHWSLTRGALPAQDRP, from the coding sequence ATGACCGACCCCGCCCCCGGTGCCGTGCGTGTCTGGCATCGCCTCTCCGGCACGTCCGTCCTGCTCGACGGCTTCCACGCCCTCAAGCACGCCGTCCGCTTCGGCGCCGAGGTGCCGGTGGCGGTGGCCGTCGACCGCGAGGCGTCGCTCGCCCTCGCCGAGGAGCTGGCCCCGGACGTGCGGGACGCCCTGGACGCCCTGCTGACCGAGGTCACGGAGGCGGAGTACGCCGCGCTCGTGCCGCGCCCGCACCCGACGGCGGTGGCCGCGCTGGCCGTACGCCCGTTCCGCGAGGCCAACCTGGCGACGCTCGCGCGGGCCGGGCGCCCCGCCCCGGTCGTGGTCCTCGACGACCCGCGCCACCTCGGCAACGCGGGCGCGGTGATCCGGCTGGCCGCCGGGTTCGGCGCGACCGGCGTGGTCACCACCGGAACCCTGGACCCCTGGCATCCGACGGTCGTGCGCGGCGGGGCGGGTCTGCACTTCGCCACGGCCGTGGAACGGCTGACCGTGGCGGAGCTGCCGCCGGGGCCACTGTTCGCGCTGGACCCCGAGGGCGACGACATCCGGGGTGTGGAGATCCCGGACGACGCCGTCCTCGCCTTCGGGTCCGAGCGCAGCGGGCTGTCGGCCGGGCTACGCGCGCGGGCCGACCGGTCGGTGGCGCTGCCGATGCGCCCCCAGGTCTCCAGCTACAACCTGGCCACCAGCGTGGCGATGACCCTGTACCACTGGAGTCTGACCCGGGGCGCCCTCCCGGCTCAGGACAGGCCCTGA
- a CDS encoding alpha-ketoacid dehydrogenase subunit beta, translating to MTTVAVKPATMAQALTRAMRDAMAADPSVHVMGEDVGTLGGVFRVTDGLAKEFGEDRCTDTPLAEAGILGTAIGMAMYGLRPVVEMQFDAFAYPAFEQLVSHVAKMRNRTRGRMPLPLTIRIPYGGGIGGVEHHSDASEAYYMATPGLHVVTPATVADAYGLLRASIASDDPVVFLEPKRLYWSKADWNPDEPQSVEPIGRAVVRRPGRSATLITYGPSVPVCLEAAEAAREEGWDLEVVDLRSLVPFDDETVAASVRRTGRAVVVHESGGFGGPGGEIAARVTERCFHHLEAPVLRVAGFDIPYPPPMLERHHLPGVDRILDAVGRLQWEAES from the coding sequence ATGACCACCGTCGCCGTCAAGCCGGCCACCATGGCGCAGGCCCTCACGCGCGCGATGCGCGACGCCATGGCCGCCGACCCGTCCGTGCACGTCATGGGCGAGGACGTCGGCACCCTCGGCGGTGTCTTCCGCGTCACCGACGGACTCGCCAAGGAGTTCGGCGAGGACCGCTGCACGGACACCCCGCTGGCCGAGGCGGGCATCCTCGGCACCGCGATCGGCATGGCCATGTACGGCCTGCGCCCGGTCGTGGAGATGCAGTTCGACGCCTTCGCCTACCCCGCGTTCGAGCAGCTCGTCTCGCACGTGGCGAAGATGCGCAACCGCACCCGCGGCAGGATGCCCCTCCCCCTGACGATCCGCATCCCCTACGGCGGCGGCATCGGCGGCGTCGAGCACCACAGCGACGCGTCCGAGGCGTACTACATGGCGACCCCCGGGCTGCACGTCGTCACGCCCGCGACCGTCGCCGACGCCTACGGTCTGCTGCGCGCCTCGATCGCCTCCGACGACCCGGTCGTCTTCCTGGAGCCGAAGCGGCTGTACTGGTCGAAGGCCGACTGGAACCCGGACGAGCCGCAGTCCGTGGAGCCCATCGGCCGCGCGGTGGTGCGCCGCCCCGGCCGCAGTGCCACGCTCATCACGTACGGACCGTCCGTGCCGGTCTGCCTCGAAGCCGCCGAGGCGGCCCGCGAGGAGGGCTGGGACCTGGAGGTCGTCGACCTGCGCTCGCTGGTGCCGTTCGACGACGAGACGGTCGCCGCCTCGGTCCGGCGGACCGGACGCGCGGTCGTCGTGCACGAGTCGGGCGGGTTCGGCGGCCCCGGCGGGGAGATCGCCGCCCGTGTCACGGAGCGCTGCTTCCACCACCTGGAGGCGCCGGTGCTGCGCGTGGCCGGGTTCGACATCCCCTACCCGCCGCCGATGCTGGAGCGGCACCATCTGCCCGGCGTGGACCGCATCCTGGACGCCGTCGGGCGTCTGCAGTGGGAGGCCGAGAGCTGA
- a CDS encoding HTTM domain-containing protein has protein sequence MNRVSLAVSAAIARVTESALGPYQTAVIRIGFTATWLLFLLREFPHRQELYGPDAPWDFGLAQQLVGTNGAFTALMWSGSQVWFETVYGLAVLTSVLLLLGWRTRTMSVLFMVGVLSLQNRSVFVGDGGDNVLHLMCVYLVFTRCGQVWSLDARRARRSGEARARGERVGPDRVGPALWAVLGLMLGAVTAVGRLDGDPTIPVILWTVWLGTALWWAVDRRARTDQPRILLDVVGNIAHNGALLVIMAEACLIYATAGWYKIQGSRWQDGTAVYYPLHLEYFSPWPALADLLSASGTMVMLITYGTVLVQVAFPFTLFHRRVKNVLLAAMMTEHAVIAVVLGLPFFSLAMIAADAVFLPTPFLRRVGDAADRVRARLARAVRRGDGGTRVPEPRTPEDPEPAHVGFTA, from the coding sequence GTGAACCGCGTCTCCCTCGCCGTCTCCGCCGCGATCGCCCGGGTGACGGAGTCCGCCCTCGGCCCGTACCAGACGGCCGTGATCCGCATCGGGTTCACGGCGACCTGGCTGCTGTTCCTGCTCCGGGAGTTCCCGCACCGCCAGGAGCTGTACGGGCCCGACGCCCCCTGGGACTTCGGGCTCGCCCAGCAGCTCGTCGGGACGAACGGGGCGTTCACCGCGCTGATGTGGTCGGGGAGCCAGGTCTGGTTCGAGACCGTCTACGGCCTCGCCGTGCTGACGTCGGTGCTGCTCCTGCTCGGCTGGCGCACCCGCACGATGTCCGTGCTGTTCATGGTCGGCGTCCTCTCGCTGCAGAACCGCTCGGTCTTCGTGGGCGACGGCGGCGACAACGTGCTGCACCTGATGTGCGTGTACCTGGTCTTCACGCGCTGCGGCCAGGTCTGGTCGCTGGACGCGCGCAGGGCCCGGCGCTCCGGTGAGGCACGCGCGCGCGGGGAGCGCGTCGGCCCCGACCGGGTGGGCCCGGCGCTGTGGGCGGTGCTCGGTCTGATGCTGGGCGCGGTCACCGCCGTCGGCCGGCTCGACGGGGACCCGACGATCCCGGTGATCCTGTGGACGGTGTGGCTCGGCACGGCCCTGTGGTGGGCGGTGGACCGCCGGGCGCGCACCGACCAGCCGCGCATCCTGCTCGACGTCGTCGGGAACATCGCGCACAACGGCGCCCTGCTGGTGATCATGGCGGAGGCGTGCCTGATCTACGCGACCGCCGGCTGGTACAAGATCCAGGGCTCCCGCTGGCAGGACGGCACCGCCGTCTACTACCCGCTGCACCTGGAGTACTTCTCGCCCTGGCCGGCCCTCGCCGACCTGCTGTCCGCCAGCGGCACGATGGTCATGCTCATCACCTACGGCACGGTCCTGGTCCAGGTCGCGTTCCCGTTCACCCTGTTCCACCGCAGGGTGAAGAACGTCCTGCTCGCCGCGATGATGACCGAGCACGCCGTGATCGCGGTCGTCCTCGGGCTGCCGTTCTTCTCGCTGGCGATGATCGCGGCGGACGCGGTGTTCCTGCCGACGCCGTTCCTGCGCCGGGTCGGCGACGCGGCGGACCGTGTCCGGGCCCGGCTGGCGCGGGCGGTCCGGCGCGGCGACGGCGGGACGCGGGTGCCCGAGCCGCGCACCCCGGAGGACCCCGAGCCCGCGCACGTAGGCTTCACGGCATGA
- the paaN gene encoding phenylacetic acid degradation protein PaaN, producing MATAELTAHELIAKHRPTLDQALEAIRTRAYWSPHPEHPKAYGENGSLDAAAGKAAFDAVLGSRLDLGQPGTDGWVGGEVSPYGIELGVEYPHADLDELLPAMRAGMRRWRDAGAETRAVVCLEILKRISDRTHEFAHAVMHTSGQAFMMALQAGGPHAQDRGLEAVAYAYVEQVRTPDHAEWTKPQGKRDPLALSKAFTPVPRGIALLIGCNTFPTWNGYPGLFASLATGNPVLVKPHPRAVLPLALTVQVARQVLTEAGFDPNLVALAAERPGEGIAKTLATRPEIRIIDYTGSTEFGDWLEANARQAQVYTEKAGVNTVVVDSTDDYKGMLSNLAFSLSLYSGQMCTTPQNLLVPRDGIRTDQGPKTYDEVVADLARAVDGLLGDDARANALLGALVNPDVKSRLEAAPGLGEVALASREVTHPDFPGAVVRTPVIVKLDGAKPDDEAAYMSECFGPVSFAVAVDSSADAVELLRRTVREKGAMTVGAYTTDEEVEEAVREVCLEEAAQLSLNLTGGVYVNQTAAFSDFHGSGGNPAANAALCDGAFVANRFRVVEVRREAQGLS from the coding sequence ATGGCCACCGCCGAACTCACCGCCCACGAGCTGATCGCCAAGCACCGGCCCACTCTCGACCAGGCCCTGGAGGCGATCCGTACCCGCGCCTACTGGTCTCCGCACCCGGAGCACCCCAAGGCCTACGGGGAGAACGGCAGCCTGGACGCTGCGGCGGGCAAGGCCGCCTTCGACGCCGTCCTCGGCAGCCGCCTCGACCTGGGCCAGCCCGGCACGGACGGCTGGGTCGGCGGCGAGGTCTCCCCGTACGGCATCGAGCTGGGCGTGGAGTACCCGCACGCGGACCTCGACGAACTGCTGCCGGCCATGCGCGCCGGGATGCGGCGCTGGCGGGACGCGGGCGCCGAGACCCGCGCGGTGGTCTGCCTGGAGATCCTGAAGCGGATCAGCGACCGGACGCACGAGTTCGCCCACGCGGTCATGCACACCTCCGGCCAGGCGTTCATGATGGCGCTCCAGGCGGGCGGCCCGCACGCGCAGGACCGCGGCCTGGAGGCGGTGGCCTACGCCTACGTCGAGCAGGTCCGCACCCCCGACCACGCCGAGTGGACCAAGCCCCAGGGCAAGCGCGACCCGCTGGCGCTCAGCAAGGCGTTCACGCCCGTCCCCCGCGGCATCGCCCTGCTCATCGGCTGCAACACCTTCCCGACGTGGAACGGCTACCCGGGCCTGTTCGCCTCCCTCGCCACCGGCAACCCCGTGCTGGTCAAGCCGCACCCGCGCGCGGTGCTGCCGCTCGCGCTCACCGTCCAGGTCGCGCGCCAGGTGCTCACCGAGGCCGGGTTCGACCCGAACCTGGTGGCGCTGGCCGCCGAGCGGCCCGGCGAGGGCATCGCCAAGACCCTGGCGACCCGCCCCGAGATCCGGATCATCGACTACACCGGCTCCACCGAGTTCGGCGACTGGCTGGAGGCCAACGCCCGCCAGGCGCAGGTCTACACGGAGAAGGCCGGCGTCAACACGGTCGTCGTGGACTCCACGGACGACTACAAGGGGATGCTCTCCAACCTGGCGTTCTCGCTGTCCCTGTACAGCGGCCAGATGTGCACCACCCCGCAGAACCTGCTCGTCCCGCGCGACGGCATCCGCACCGACCAGGGCCCCAAGACCTACGACGAGGTCGTCGCCGACCTCGCGCGCGCGGTCGACGGCCTCCTCGGCGACGACGCCCGCGCGAACGCGCTCCTCGGCGCCCTGGTCAACCCGGACGTGAAGTCCCGTCTGGAGGCCGCCCCCGGCCTCGGCGAGGTCGCCCTCGCCTCACGGGAGGTCACCCACCCGGACTTCCCGGGCGCGGTCGTGCGCACCCCGGTCATCGTGAAGCTCGACGGCGCCAAGCCCGACGACGAGGCCGCCTACATGAGCGAGTGCTTCGGCCCGGTGTCGTTCGCCGTCGCCGTCGACTCGTCGGCCGACGCGGTGGAACTGCTGCGGCGCACGGTGCGCGAGAAAGGCGCGATGACCGTCGGGGCGTACACCACCGACGAGGAGGTCGAGGAGGCCGTGCGGGAGGTGTGCCTGGAGGAGGCGGCCCAGCTGTCGCTGAACCTCACGGGCGGCGTGTACGTCAACCAGACCGCCGCGTTCTCCGACTTCCACGGCTCCGGCGGCAACCCCGCCGCCAACGCGGCCCTGTGCGACGGCGCGTTCGTCGCCAACCGCTTCCGCGTGGTCGAGGTGCGCCGCGAGGCTCAGGGCCTGTCCTGA
- a CDS encoding 3-hydroxyacyl-CoA dehydrogenase, which yields MTALDLSSPVAVVGTGTMGQGIAQVALVAGHPVRLYDAAPGRARAAADAIVARLDRLVEKERLTGADRDAARDRLVPADALGDLADCALVVEAVLERLDVKQELFRELEGIVGEDCLLATNTSSLSVTAIGGALANPGRFVGLHFFNPAPLLPLVEVVSGFATDVTSATRAYETARAWGKTPVACADTPGFIVNRIARPFYAEAFAVYEAQGADPATIDAVLRECGGFRMGAFELTDLIGQDVNESVTHSVWQSFFQDVRFTPSLAQRRLVESGRLGRKTGHGWYDYADGSGPAERPEPHTAEPGRPPAYVVVEGDLGPASELLALIREAGIQVREEDEDHGTRLVLPGGGQLALADGQTSVEFRDVVYFDLALDYRRATRIALSASQDTSPQTLAEATGLFQALGKDVSVIGDVPGMIVARTVARIVDLAHDAVAKGVATEEDVDTAMRLGVNYPLGPFEWSRRLGRNWAYALLDDLHLRDPSGRYAPSLALYRHAYASDKRQGGSS from the coding sequence ATGACAGCACTCGACCTCAGCAGCCCCGTGGCCGTCGTCGGCACCGGCACCATGGGCCAGGGCATCGCCCAGGTCGCACTGGTCGCGGGACATCCCGTACGGCTGTACGACGCCGCCCCCGGGAGGGCGCGGGCCGCAGCCGACGCCATCGTCGCCCGGCTGGACCGGCTGGTGGAGAAGGAGCGGCTGACCGGCGCGGACCGCGACGCGGCGCGGGACCGGCTCGTGCCCGCCGACGCGCTCGGCGACCTCGCCGACTGCGCCCTGGTCGTCGAGGCCGTCCTGGAGCGGCTGGACGTCAAGCAGGAGCTGTTCCGCGAGCTGGAGGGCATCGTCGGCGAGGACTGCCTGCTCGCCACCAACACCTCGTCCCTGTCGGTGACGGCCATCGGCGGCGCGCTGGCCAACCCGGGCCGGTTCGTCGGCCTGCACTTCTTCAACCCCGCCCCGCTGCTGCCGCTGGTCGAGGTCGTCTCCGGGTTCGCCACCGACGTCACGTCGGCCACGCGCGCGTACGAGACGGCCCGCGCGTGGGGCAAGACGCCGGTCGCCTGCGCCGACACCCCCGGGTTCATCGTCAACCGGATCGCGCGGCCCTTCTACGCCGAGGCGTTCGCGGTGTACGAGGCACAGGGCGCCGACCCGGCCACCATCGACGCCGTGCTGCGCGAGTGCGGCGGCTTCAGGATGGGCGCGTTCGAGCTGACCGACCTGATCGGGCAGGACGTCAACGAGTCGGTGACGCACTCGGTGTGGCAGTCCTTCTTCCAGGACGTGCGCTTCACGCCCTCGCTCGCCCAGCGGCGCCTGGTCGAGTCCGGCCGGCTCGGCCGCAAGACCGGCCACGGCTGGTACGACTACGCCGACGGGTCCGGCCCCGCCGAACGGCCCGAGCCGCACACCGCCGAGCCCGGCCGCCCCCCGGCGTACGTCGTCGTCGAGGGCGACCTCGGTCCCGCCTCCGAGCTGCTGGCGCTGATCCGCGAGGCCGGCATCCAGGTGCGCGAGGAGGACGAGGACCACGGCACGCGCCTGGTGCTGCCGGGCGGCGGCCAGCTCGCGCTCGCCGACGGGCAGACCTCGGTGGAGTTCCGCGACGTCGTGTACTTCGACCTCGCCCTCGACTACCGGCGGGCCACCCGGATCGCGCTGTCCGCCTCCCAGGACACCTCGCCCCAGACCCTCGCGGAGGCCACCGGGCTCTTCCAGGCGCTCGGCAAGGACGTCAGCGTCATCGGCGACGTCCCCGGCATGATCGTCGCCCGGACCGTCGCACGGATCGTCGACCTGGCGCACGACGCCGTCGCCAAGGGCGTCGCCACCGAGGAGGACGTCGACACCGCGATGCGCCTGGGCGTCAACTACCCCCTCGGCCCCTTCGAGTGGAGCCGCCGGCTGGGGCGCAACTGGGCCTACGCCCTCCTCGACGACCTGCACCTGCGCGATCCGTCGGGCCGCTACGCCCCGTCCCTCGCGCTGTACCGCCACGCCTACGCCTCCGACAAGCGCCAGGGCGGCTCCTCATGA